TCCCCCTGTCCCCGGTGGTGGAGGGCATCGTCACCAGCGGGCTGGAATATCCCCTGCGGGGGGAGCCGCTGTATATGGGCCCCAGCCGCGGCGTGAGCAACGTCATGCTGGGGCCAGAAGCGACGATTACGATCCAAACGGGATGGCTGTTAGTCGTGCACCGGCGGAGCGCCGGCGGGAACCCCTAGCGGCTTGCCCCTTTTCCCTCCAGCCAGCCCAGCAGTTCCTCCAGACCGCGGATGACCGGGCAGGACGCGGCCGGCACCTTCCCCGTGCGGTCCAGCAGGATGCCGGTCATGCCGGCGGCCTGCGCCCCGCGCACATCCGCCTCATACTGATCGCCCACATGCACGGCCGCGGCCGGCGGAATCCCCACCTGCGCCAGCGCGTGTTGAAAGATGGCCGGGTGCGGCTTGCTATAACCCACGTAGGCCGAGGCGGTGATGGTATCGAAATATCCGTCAATGCCCAGGTGTCGACAGCGCTCCACCAGGTTCCAGCTCCAGTTGGAGATGATGCCCAGGCGGTAGCCCTGCGCTTTGAGCCTTTCCAGGGCCGGCAGGACGTCATCGTACAGCCGCATGACACCCGGCTGGGTGAAGAGCGCTTCCAGCCGCTCGTGATAGCGCCGGCGGATTTCCTCGTCCTCGTACCCCAGATGGCGCAGGAGCTGGCGCTCCATCTCCAGCTCGCGGGCCGCATCATACTCCGGCGTGGGAGGGAAGGGTTTCTGGATGCCTTCCAGCGCGTAGGCTTTCCAGACCTGGCCCAGCGCCGGCAGGACCTGTTCCGGCCCAACGAGGAGGCCGGCCTCCCGCAGTGCCTGCAGGGTCAGCTCTTCCACGGGAGGGTCGAAGTACATCAGGGTATAGCCAAGGTCGAAGAACACCGCCTGTACGTTGTCAGACGTCATCTCCACCGCCTCCGTAAGGGCCATATATCAGCCGGCCTGTCCCACCAACCGGCCCAGCCGCTCGATGGCCTCGTCCAGCCGGCGCAGACAACGCTCCTTACCCAAAACCGCCATGGACTCGAACAGCGGGGGCGACACCGGTTTGCCGGTGATGGCAATGCGGATAATGCCGAAAAGCTGGCGCGCTTTGACGCCCAGCTCCTCCACCAGCGGGCGCAGGGCGGCCTCGATGGCCGGCGCGTCGAACGCTTCCAGCGCCGCCACAGCCTGCCGGGCGCGCTTCAGCGCCTCCAGCGATGCCTCGGCGCTCATCTTCTCGCCGATGAGGCTTTTCGCCGGATAGTCCAGCCGCTCGCGGAAGGCGAAATCCATCATCTCCACCGCCTCGCTCAACACCTTGATGCGCTCCTGCACCAGCGGGGCGAGCAGGCGGGTTTCCGGCCGGCGGCGCACCTCCTCTTCGCTCATGCCCAGGCCCCTGGCCAGGAAGGGCACCAGCCGCTCCGCCAGCTCATCGGGCGAGAGCTGACGGATGTAGTAGCCGTTCATCCACTCCAGTTTCTCGTACGAGAAGGCGGCCGGCGCCTTATTGATGCGGTC
The nucleotide sequence above comes from Anaerolineae bacterium. Encoded proteins:
- a CDS encoding thiamine diphosphokinase; its protein translation is PLSPVVEGIVTSGLEYPLRGEPLYMGPSRGVSNVMLGPEATITIQTGWLLVVHRRSAGGNP
- a CDS encoding HAD family hydrolase — encoded protein: MTSDNVQAVFFDLGYTLMYFDPPVEELTLQALREAGLLVGPEQVLPALGQVWKAYALEGIQKPFPPTPEYDAARELEMERQLLRHLGYEDEEIRRRYHERLEALFTQPGVMRLYDDVLPALERLKAQGYRLGIISNWSWNLVERCRHLGIDGYFDTITASAYVGYSKPHPAIFQHALAQVGIPPAAAVHVGDQYEADVRGAQAAGMTGILLDRTGKVPAASCPVIRGLEELLGWLEGKGASR